A section of the Drosophila subobscura isolate 14011-0131.10 chromosome A, UCBerk_Dsub_1.0, whole genome shotgun sequence genome encodes:
- the LOC117893823 gene encoding glutathione hydrolase 1 proenzyme isoform X1 — protein MHSTACGVGASATNLSTLQSSAAATGTTASGPGATADAHKMVHHSNEDAMNKIPLKSASGLDSDEEKNGGELMQDTAAAEEARREKMRAKLLAWMKKLTIVLICFIGIALISYVIISLCFSDEQPQEQQQDTDQPTPIGNLNLLDDGSMGAATTPAGDADTLPNVAASTSATAATPTQFADQVAIDIGENFSSILGVYQKAAVSSDNLECSKIGSDILSRNGSAVDAAIAALLCNGLLTLQSMGIGGGFLMNVYSRQERHATSIDAREVAPYAAEPDIFDKSPELSFRGPLSIAVPGEVMGYHEAHTRFGQLPWADLVAPSLKLCEAGYHVSKHMARALKIVWPLIKDQEHYKIYANKETGLPHASGTVVKPPKQLCESYKLLAENGPLDMYNGTLAKLLVEDLSELGSIITGDDLQYYSADVVHSITMELGEDTLYVVPPVSSGSVVAHALSILQGYNFTSEDLASEDLRARTLHRFAEALKFGFAHRSELGDLHFIDVRELVSKLNSPEYGAQNRAKINDSHVLEGPAAYGAQFGANADPDGTANLVVLAPNGDAVSVTSSVNSYFGSSLIGPRTGIVLNNGMNDFAVENNLYGLPVSQANTIAPHKRPMSSQSPVLLADRAGDIRLAIGAAGGARIIPAVVEVAARVLWFGQDLKTAIDAPRVYHQLMPDVLEYEKSGFSDSLLQLLSKRGHVLKLITNDLSSVVTAIARNATAVYANADYRKRGGVAGF, from the exons atgcattccacGGCATGCGGCGTTGGAGCCTCGGCCACAAATCTATCCACACTGCAATC cagtgcagctgcaacaggaACAACCGCAAGTGGACCGGGGGCAACAGCAGATGCCCACAAAATGGTGCACCACAGCAACGAAGATGCCATGAACAAGATTCCACTGAAGTCGGCCAGCGGCCTGGACTCCGATGAGGAGAAGAATGGCGGCGAACTGATGCAGGATACAGCCGCAGCTGAGGAAGCGAGACGTGAAAAGAT GCGTGCCAAACTGCTCGCCTGGATGAAGAAGCTGACCATTGTGCTCATCTGCTTCATTGGCATTGCCCTCATCAGCTACGTCATCATCAGCCTCTGCTTCAGTG ATGagcagccgcaggagcagcagcaggacaccgACCAGCCAACACCCATTGGCAATCTCAATCTACTCGATGATGGATCGATGGGCGCCGCCACCACCCCTGCTGGGGATGCCGACACGCTGCCCAATGTGGCCGCCTCAACGTCAGCGACagcggccacgcccacacagtTTGCGGATCAGGTTGCCATCGATATTGGCGAGAATTTCAGCTCCATTTTGGGTGTCTACCAGAAGGCAGCCGTGAGCTCGGACAATCTCGAGTGCAGCAAGATTGGCAG CGACATACTCTCACGGAATGGCAGCGCTGTGGATGCGGCCATTGCCGCTCTCCTGTGCAACGGTCTGCTGACGCTGCAGAGCATGGGCATCGGCGGTGGCTTCCTGATGAACGTTTACAGCCGCCAGGAGCGCCACGCCACTTCCATTGATGCCCGCGAGGTGGCGCCCTACGCCGCTGAGCCGGACATTTTCGACAAGAGTCCGGAGCTGTCGTTCAGGGGACCCCTGAGCATTGCGGTGCCCGGCGAGGTAATGGGCTACCATGAGGCGCACACCAGATTTGGCCAGCTGCCCTGGGCGGACCTTGTGGCGCCATCGCTGAAGCTGTGCGAGGCTGGCTATCACGTGTCCAAGCACATGGCGCGGGCACTCAAAATCGTTTGGCCACTCATCAAGGATCAGGAGCACTACAA AATTTATGCCAACAAGGAGACTGGCCTGCCGCATGCCTCGGGCACTGTCGTGAAGCCACCGAAGCAGCTCTGCGAGTCGTAcaagctgctggccgagaACGGACCACTGGACATGTACAACGGCACCTTGGCCAAGCTGCTCGTGGAGGATCTGTCGGAGCTGGGCAGCATCATAACCGGCGACGATCTGCAGTACTATTCCGCCGATGTCGTCCACTCGATAACCATGGAGCTGGGCGAGGACACGCTGTATGTGGTGCCGCCCGTCAGCTCGGGCTCTGTGGTGGCCCATGCGCTGAGCATCCTGCAGGGCTACAACTTCACAAGCGAGGACTTGGCCAGCGAGGACCTGCGTGCCCGCACCCTTCATCGGTTTGCCGAGGCCCTCAAGTTCGGGTTTGCCCATCGCTCGGAGCTGGGCGATCTGCACTTTATCGATGTGCGGGAGCTGGTCAGCAAGCTGAATAGTCCGGAGTATGGGGCACAGAATCGCGCCAAGATCAACGACAGTCACGTGCTGGAGGGTCCGGCGGCCTACGGCGCTCAGTTCGGCGCCAATGCGGATCCCGATGGCACTGCCAACTTGGTGGTTCTGGCACCCAACGGGGATGCCGTGTCCGTGACCAGCTCGGTGAATTCTTA CTTTGGCTCGTCGCTGATTGGACCGCGGACTGGCATCGTGCTGAACAACGGCATGAACGACTTTGCGGTGGAGAACAACTTGTACGGACTGCCCGTCTCGCAGGCGAACACCATAGCGCCCCACAAGCGGCCGATGTCCTCGCAGTCGCCAGTGCTGCTGGCCGACAGGGCGGGCGACATTCGTCTGGCCATTGGGGCGGCCGGCGGCGCTCGGATCATTCCCGCTGTGGTCGAGGTGGCGGCACGCGTCCTGTGGTTCGGACAGGACCTGAAGACGGCGATAGATGCACCGCGCGTGTACCACCAGCTCATGCCCGATGTCCTGGAGTACGAGAAGAGCGGCTTCTCCgactcgctgctgcagctgctgtccaaGCGGGGACACGTCCTCAAGCTGATCACCAACGACCTGTCATCGGTGGTCACGGCCATAGCGAGAAATGCCACGGCTGTCTATGCCAATGCCGACTATCGCAAGCGTGGCGGTGTTGCTGGTTTTTAG
- the LOC117893823 gene encoding glutathione hydrolase 1 proenzyme isoform X2: MVHHSNEDAMNKIPLKSASGLDSDEEKNGGELMQDTAAAEEARREKMRAKLLAWMKKLTIVLICFIGIALISYVIISLCFSDEQPQEQQQDTDQPTPIGNLNLLDDGSMGAATTPAGDADTLPNVAASTSATAATPTQFADQVAIDIGENFSSILGVYQKAAVSSDNLECSKIGSDILSRNGSAVDAAIAALLCNGLLTLQSMGIGGGFLMNVYSRQERHATSIDAREVAPYAAEPDIFDKSPELSFRGPLSIAVPGEVMGYHEAHTRFGQLPWADLVAPSLKLCEAGYHVSKHMARALKIVWPLIKDQEHYKIYANKETGLPHASGTVVKPPKQLCESYKLLAENGPLDMYNGTLAKLLVEDLSELGSIITGDDLQYYSADVVHSITMELGEDTLYVVPPVSSGSVVAHALSILQGYNFTSEDLASEDLRARTLHRFAEALKFGFAHRSELGDLHFIDVRELVSKLNSPEYGAQNRAKINDSHVLEGPAAYGAQFGANADPDGTANLVVLAPNGDAVSVTSSVNSYFGSSLIGPRTGIVLNNGMNDFAVENNLYGLPVSQANTIAPHKRPMSSQSPVLLADRAGDIRLAIGAAGGARIIPAVVEVAARVLWFGQDLKTAIDAPRVYHQLMPDVLEYEKSGFSDSLLQLLSKRGHVLKLITNDLSSVVTAIARNATAVYANADYRKRGGVAGF; this comes from the exons ATGGTGCACCACAGCAACGAAGATGCCATGAACAAGATTCCACTGAAGTCGGCCAGCGGCCTGGACTCCGATGAGGAGAAGAATGGCGGCGAACTGATGCAGGATACAGCCGCAGCTGAGGAAGCGAGACGTGAAAAGAT GCGTGCCAAACTGCTCGCCTGGATGAAGAAGCTGACCATTGTGCTCATCTGCTTCATTGGCATTGCCCTCATCAGCTACGTCATCATCAGCCTCTGCTTCAGTG ATGagcagccgcaggagcagcagcaggacaccgACCAGCCAACACCCATTGGCAATCTCAATCTACTCGATGATGGATCGATGGGCGCCGCCACCACCCCTGCTGGGGATGCCGACACGCTGCCCAATGTGGCCGCCTCAACGTCAGCGACagcggccacgcccacacagtTTGCGGATCAGGTTGCCATCGATATTGGCGAGAATTTCAGCTCCATTTTGGGTGTCTACCAGAAGGCAGCCGTGAGCTCGGACAATCTCGAGTGCAGCAAGATTGGCAG CGACATACTCTCACGGAATGGCAGCGCTGTGGATGCGGCCATTGCCGCTCTCCTGTGCAACGGTCTGCTGACGCTGCAGAGCATGGGCATCGGCGGTGGCTTCCTGATGAACGTTTACAGCCGCCAGGAGCGCCACGCCACTTCCATTGATGCCCGCGAGGTGGCGCCCTACGCCGCTGAGCCGGACATTTTCGACAAGAGTCCGGAGCTGTCGTTCAGGGGACCCCTGAGCATTGCGGTGCCCGGCGAGGTAATGGGCTACCATGAGGCGCACACCAGATTTGGCCAGCTGCCCTGGGCGGACCTTGTGGCGCCATCGCTGAAGCTGTGCGAGGCTGGCTATCACGTGTCCAAGCACATGGCGCGGGCACTCAAAATCGTTTGGCCACTCATCAAGGATCAGGAGCACTACAA AATTTATGCCAACAAGGAGACTGGCCTGCCGCATGCCTCGGGCACTGTCGTGAAGCCACCGAAGCAGCTCTGCGAGTCGTAcaagctgctggccgagaACGGACCACTGGACATGTACAACGGCACCTTGGCCAAGCTGCTCGTGGAGGATCTGTCGGAGCTGGGCAGCATCATAACCGGCGACGATCTGCAGTACTATTCCGCCGATGTCGTCCACTCGATAACCATGGAGCTGGGCGAGGACACGCTGTATGTGGTGCCGCCCGTCAGCTCGGGCTCTGTGGTGGCCCATGCGCTGAGCATCCTGCAGGGCTACAACTTCACAAGCGAGGACTTGGCCAGCGAGGACCTGCGTGCCCGCACCCTTCATCGGTTTGCCGAGGCCCTCAAGTTCGGGTTTGCCCATCGCTCGGAGCTGGGCGATCTGCACTTTATCGATGTGCGGGAGCTGGTCAGCAAGCTGAATAGTCCGGAGTATGGGGCACAGAATCGCGCCAAGATCAACGACAGTCACGTGCTGGAGGGTCCGGCGGCCTACGGCGCTCAGTTCGGCGCCAATGCGGATCCCGATGGCACTGCCAACTTGGTGGTTCTGGCACCCAACGGGGATGCCGTGTCCGTGACCAGCTCGGTGAATTCTTA CTTTGGCTCGTCGCTGATTGGACCGCGGACTGGCATCGTGCTGAACAACGGCATGAACGACTTTGCGGTGGAGAACAACTTGTACGGACTGCCCGTCTCGCAGGCGAACACCATAGCGCCCCACAAGCGGCCGATGTCCTCGCAGTCGCCAGTGCTGCTGGCCGACAGGGCGGGCGACATTCGTCTGGCCATTGGGGCGGCCGGCGGCGCTCGGATCATTCCCGCTGTGGTCGAGGTGGCGGCACGCGTCCTGTGGTTCGGACAGGACCTGAAGACGGCGATAGATGCACCGCGCGTGTACCACCAGCTCATGCCCGATGTCCTGGAGTACGAGAAGAGCGGCTTCTCCgactcgctgctgcagctgctgtccaaGCGGGGACACGTCCTCAAGCTGATCACCAACGACCTGTCATCGGTGGTCACGGCCATAGCGAGAAATGCCACGGCTGTCTATGCCAATGCCGACTATCGCAAGCGTGGCGGTGTTGCTGGTTTTTAG